A window of the Lepisosteus oculatus isolate fLepOcu1 chromosome 14, fLepOcu1.hap2, whole genome shotgun sequence genome harbors these coding sequences:
- the LOC107076198 gene encoding globoside alpha-1,3-N-acetylgalactosaminyltransferase 1-like: MRDLKRGRCSGRLGALKVVLLALVGVVLVLGAVWRLLLFHLTSSPRSGDGQPKVLAPVRRDVLTVTPWLAPIVWEGTFDPSILDGIYKPLNITIATTVFAVGKYIRFLRGFLESAEKHYLVGFRVHYYVFTDQPGEVPRVDLAPGRPLTVIRVPKFGRWQEISLRRMEIIRETIEERIRREARYLFCLDVDMRFQNRVGAEVLGELVAALHSWFYDVDRDQFPYERREASTAHIPRGQGDFYYQAAVFGGRVESVFGLVRACEENLEADRGNGIEAAWQEESHLNKYLLRHKPSRLLSPEYMWDDNKYRSAEIKLVRFSAVVKDKAEVRSS, translated from the exons ATGAGAGACCTGAAGCGTGGTCGCTGCAGCG GGAGACTGGGAGCCCTGAAGGTGGTCCTCTTGGCGTTAGTGGGAGTCGTGCTGGTGCTCGG GGCGGTCTGGAGGCTCCTACTCTTCCACCTCACCTCGTCTCCCAG GTCAGGGGACGGGCAGCCCAAAGTCCTTGCACCTGT GAGGAGAGACGTCCTGACCGTCACCCCCTGGTTGGCGCCCATCGTCTGGGAAGGGACCTTTGACCCCTCGATCCTCGACGGCATCTACAAGCCCCTGAACATCACCATAGCGACCACGGTGTTCGCTGTCGGCAA GTATATCCGTTTCCTGAGGGGGTTCCTGGAGTCGGCGGAGAAGCACTACCTGGTGGGGTTCAGGGTGCACTACTACGTCTTCACCGACCAGCCGGGCGAGGTGCCGCGGGTGGACCTGGCGCCCGGGAGACCTCTCACCGTCATCCGGGTGCCCAAGTTCGGCCGCTGGCAGGAGATCTCCCTGCGGCGGATGGAGATCATCCGGGAGACCATCGAGGAGCGGATCCGCCGGGAGGCCCGGTACCTGTTCTGCCTGGACGTGGACATGCGCTTCCAGAACCGCGTGGGCGCGGAGGTGCTGGGCGAGCTGGTGGCGGCGCTGCACTCCTGGTTCTACGACGTGGACCGCGACCAGTTCCCCTACGAGCGCCGGGAGGCCTCCACCGCCCACATCCCCCGCGGCCAGGGCGACTTCTACTACCAAGCGGCCGTGTTCGGGGGGCGGGTGGAGAGCGTGTTCGGGCTGGTCCGCGCCTGCGAGGAGAACCTGGAGGCCGACCGGGGGAACGGCATCGAGGCGGCCTGGCAGGAGGAGAGCCACCTGAACAAGTACCTGCTCCGCCACAAGCCCAGCAGGCTGCTCTCCCCCGAGTACATGTGGGACGACAACAAGTATCGGTCCGCGGAGATCAAGCTCGTCCGCTTCTCGGCTGTCGTAAAGGACAAAGCAGAGGTGCGCAGCTCTTAG